A segment of the bacterium genome:
TCAAAAATACTTATATCATAGACGGCCTGTGTCTGAAAAAACTTTGCTCCTGCCTCTATTTTTTTCTCCATTTTTATAACTTGTAATTCTACTGGCTCATAACAGGGACTTACAACTGCCCCAAGAAAAAATTCTGGTTTTCCATCTAATTGGTTACCTACAATGTCTTTCCCTTCAATTAGGCAAGATGCTGTCTTTAATAATGAAACAGAATCTAAGTCAAAAACTGGTCTACTATCTGGATGGTCACCTAAGGTTGTATGGTCACCTGTCAAGCATAAAACATTTCTTATACCTAAAACATAAGCAGATAAAAGGTCTGATTGTAAGGCAAGTCGGTTTCTATCTCTGCATGTAATCTGAAAAATTGGCTCAAATCCCTTTTCAATAAGTAAATGAGAAACAGCAAGTGAGCCAAGTCGCATAACAGAACTTTGTAAGTCAGTCACATTTAATGCATCTACTTTCCCTCTTAAAACTTCAACTTCTTCAAGAAATTTTAAATTTGTTCCTTTTCCCGGTCCAACTTCAGAAGTTATAACAAACTTATTATTAGTTAATTTTTCTTCAAGTTCGCTTACCATTTTTTCTCCTTTTTCTCTCCTTTGGTACTGTCAAAAT
Coding sequences within it:
- a CDS encoding methylenetetrahydrofolate reductase is translated as MVSELEEKLTNNKFVITSEVGPGKGTNLKFLEEVEVLRGKVDALNVTDLQSSVMRLGSLAVSHLLIEKGFEPIFQITCRDRNRLALQSDLLSAYVLGIRNVLCLTGDHTTLGDHPDSRPVFDLDSVSLLKTASCLIEGKDIVGNQLDGKPEFFLGAVVSPCYEPVELQVIKMEKKIEAGAKFFQTQAVYDISIFEKFIKMTENYKVPVLCGIVLLKSAGMAKYMNENVAGVSVPEKYIKMMAEAKKEERAKVSIQIAT